The following is a genomic window from Pseudomonas lurida.
ATGCCCCACGGTGCAGCGCCCGCGCGACGGGATCGCGTGAGCGCTTCACGACTTACCTGCGACGTGGGCGACGCTGCTCGTCATCTGTGCGAATAGGCACCGGCTGCAGCGGAGGCTCGATCAAGCCCAGTGCAACACCCAGATCATGGAGCCAGTTTTGAATTTTCTCTTTCATGGTTGCCCCCTTTGAGGGTAATGCTGGTAGGCGCAAGTTCTGTCGCCTTTTCCTACACTGATAGTAGCCCTAAGTCCTACGTATTGCTTGAACGAAACCACAACGAACTATTACTGAATTGATCCAAATCCTGACGGATCGTTCAAGCAATCGCTCGTGCGTCTTGCAGGACCTTGGCCTTGCCCTCTTGCTGCAGGTCGATCCATGCGTTGAGGTTAGCGCCGAGCATACCCTTTCGCCACATCAGCCAGGTTGTCGCAGTAGCAAAAGGCCCTGTCAGCGGATGAACGGACACACTGTCCTTGCCTGGCAGGCTGGCGAGCATGGA
Proteins encoded in this region:
- a CDS encoding PA1414 family protein; amino-acid sequence: MKEKIQNWLHDLGVALGLIEPPLQPVPIRTDDEQRRPRRR